The Synechococcus sp. M16.1 genome includes the window CGCCCGTGAACAATCCTGCGCGGTGCTGATGGTGACCCATGACCCGCGCATCGTTGATGTGGCCGATCGCCTGCTTCAGATGGAGGACGGGCGATTAAAGAATGCTCTTTAGTACGATGCAAGTTGACATCAGAGCCCGCAGTTCCGCATGGCCAAGCGCAGAAACCTGAAGAAAGAAAAGCAGGAGCGGAACCGCGCCTACGCGCGCAAGTTCAAGAAGCGCAAGATGCGGAACGATGGCCGTGGTGAAGGCGCTGGTAACGGTGTGACCGGAACCGCCAACAACGGTGGTGCCGCCGACTGATCAACGGATCAGACCATGCATCAAAAAGGGGGCCTGCGGGCCCCTTTTTTGTTGTTCGTAGGGTGGGTAGCCATTTGCATCGGCCGTCGCGATGTTCGTCAGCGTCGTTATCCCGACCTACAACCGACGCCCGATCCTCGAGAAATGCCTCTCGGCACTGGAAGATCAGCAGCTTGCTGGAGCTCTTCAGGACTACGAGGTTGTTGTGGTTGACGACGGTTCCACCGATGGAACGCCGTCATGGCTGAGAGAGCAGTCCCAGCGTTTTCCCCATGTGCGCCTGATCGAGCAGGAGCACGGTGGTCCTGCCGAGGGCCGAAACCGCGGTGTGGATCACGCCCGTGGCGATGTGATCGTCTTCATCGACAGCGATCTGGTGGTCACAGAAACCTTTCTGGCCACCCATGCACGGGCGTTGCAGCAGTCCTGGCAACGGCGCGGTGATCGGCTCTGCTTCACCTACGGCGCTGTCATCAACACCGCCAACTTCGAAGCACCCTGCTCGGAGCGCCACAAATTACGAGACTTGTCCTGGGCTTATTTCGCCACTGGAAATGTGGCCATCGATCGGGAGGTGCTGGAGCGCTCAGGCCTGTTTGACACCGGTTTCCGCCTCTACGGCTGGGAGGACCTGGAACTGGGTGAGCGTCTGCGGCGGATGGGGGTTGAGTTGGTGAAGTGCCCGGACGCTGTCGGCTATCACTGGCACCCCGCCCTGAGTCTTGACCAGATCCCTCGACTTGTGGAAGTGGAGGGTGAACGGGCCCGTATGGGGCTTGTTTTTTACCGCAAACATCCCACCAGGCGGGTGCGGTTGATCATCCAGTTCACCTGGTTCCATCGCATCCTTTGGGAAGTGCTCACCCTCGGTGGGCTGATCAATCCCTCAAGCCTTCGTCCGCTGCTCCGTTGGCTGATCCGGCATGGCTATCCCGGAACGGCGATGGAGTTGCTTCGTTTGCCCCTTAATCGCATCGGTGTGCGTGCCCTGTTCCGTGAAGCCAGAGCGGCAGGGCTTCGCTGATCAACGTTTTGATACCTTCTATAGGTCCTTTCACTCCGCACACCTGCCCGTTTCGGGTGCACCGTGAGACCAGCTCCTGCTGGTTGTTCAGGTCCCTGGCAGGTGGAGGCGAACCCGAAACTCTCAAACCATGGCTGTCGTCACCCTCGCCGAGATGATGGAGGCTGGTGCCCACTTTGGGCACCAGACCCGTCGTTGGAACCCCAAGATGTCGCGCTACATCTATTGCGCGCGCAACGGCGTTCACATCATCGACCTCGTGCAGACCGCCGTCTGCATGAACAACGCCTACAAGTGGACCCGTTCTGCGGCACGCAGCGGCAAGCGTTTCCTCTTCGTTGGCACCAAGAAGCAAGCCTCTGAAGTTGTGGCGCTGGAAGCCGCCCGCTGCGGAGCCTCCTACGTGAACCAGCGCTGGTTGGGCGGCATGCTCACCAACTGGACCACCATGAAGGCCCGGATCGACCGTCTCAAGGATCTGGAGCGGATGGAGTCCAGCGGCGCCATCGCCATGCGCCCCAAGAAGGAAGGTGCGGTGCTGCGTCGCGAACTCGAGCGTCTTCAGAAGTATCTGGGTGGCCTCAAGAACATGCGTCGCCTTCCCGATGTTGTGGTGCTGGTGGACCAGCGTCGTGAGTCGAATGCGGTGCTCGAAGCCCGCAAGCTCGACATCCCCCTGGTTTCCATGTTGGACACCAACTGTGATCCGGACCTCTGTGAGGTGCCGATTCCCTGCAACGACGACGCCGTTCGTTCTGTGCAACTGATCCTGGGCCGTCTGGCCGATGCGATCAATGAGGGCCGCCACGGTTCCAACGATCAGCGTGGTGGCGACAGCGAAGGCTGATCTCCTCTCACCGCTAAGTTCACGCCGCTGATTCCAATCAGGGAATCGGCGGCGAATCAATTTCCCTTCTCACTGCTCCGACCGATGGCTGCTGCCGTATCCGCCAAGCTTGTCAAAGAACTGCGCGACAAGACCGGCGCGGGGATGATGGATTGCAAAAAGGCCCTGGCCGCCACGGAAGGCGATGCCAACAAGGCCGTTGAGTGGCTTCGCCAGAAAGGCATCGCCAGCGCTGAAAAGAAATCCGGCCGCACCGCCGCCGAGGGTGCCATCGGCAGCTACATCCACACCGGTGCCCGCGTGGGTGTGCTGGTTGAGGTGAACTGCGAAACCGACTTCGTGGCCCGGGGCGACATGTTCCAGTCGCTGCTGCGTGATGTCTCCATGCAGGTGGCGGCATGCCCCAACGTTGAGTACGTCACCACCGACGAGATTCCCGACGAGATCCGTGAGCGGGAAAAGGCGATCGAGATGGGTCGTGACGATCTCGAGGGCAAGCCTGAGCAGATGAAGGAAAAGATCGTTGAGGGCCGCATCGGCAAGCGCCTCAAGGAACTCGCCCTCATGGAGCAGCCCTTCATCAAGGACAGCTCCATCACCGTTGCTGACCTCGTCAAGCAAACCGCTGGCAAGATCGGCGAGAATGTGAAAGTTCGTCGCTTCACCCGTTACACCCTGGGCGAGGGCATCGAGGTGGAGGAGAACGATTTCGCTGCTGAAGTGGCGTCCATGCAGAACGCCGGCTGATTCCCTTGTCCGACCCGGACGTCAGGCCTGCTTACGACCCGTCAGAACAGCTGGCACGCCTTCAACGGTTGTGCCGGCTGCGGGCCATCGCCCTTTATAGGGAGCAGGCTCTATATCTTCAGGTGCTGCGGGAACTGCTGGAAGGAGCCACCCGTCAGGCCCTGTTCAATCTTCTCGGTGAGGTTGATCCCTCCCGTTTTGGTCGGCTGCCGGAGTCGACCCGTCAGAATTTCCATGCAGCGGTCACAGACCTGATCGACCGCTGCAGCGTTCTGCTCACAGTTGAGCAGCTGATGCAGCTGGTGCGGCAGATGCAGCAGGAGCAACGGCGCCAGCAGGCCCATGCCAGCAGAAGCATGCTGCAGAAGCTCAGTCGCCAGTCCCAGGAGAGTGCGCCTGAACCCGAGCCACCCACCTCTGAGCTCCCACGGGAAGAACCGAGCGGATCCATTCAGTTGAGCTTGGCTTCACCGCTTGAATCCCCCCCGAGGACGGCTTCCCCGGATCCCGTTAAGGAACCGGTCCCAGAACCCGCAGACAACAAATCTTCGGGTGATTTGGATGTGCTCCGCTCACTGTTCGAGCTGGCCGGTGATGCGATGCAGCAGGCCCAACAGCCCCTTGATCCCGGTGCTGTTCTTGATCCTTCGCTGGACGGCAACGACCACTTTCTTCCGAATGAACCGGATGCGCTGTTGCATTGGATCCAGGCCATGGATCAGGCGCTTGAGCGACGCCTTCGCAACCTGTCCCATGCGGTGAATGTGCAGATGCTGCGGTCAGGACTGGCCCAGACCCTTCTTCCCATCAGCCTTCTGGATGCTGTCCTGAAGGGGCAGGTGGAAACGCAGCCAACCGCCACGAACGTGCTTCGCCTGCGCCTCCCTCTGGCCGTCGGTGAGATCGACCAGGGCATGGACGTGCTCTGCGTGCTGTTACGCAGCAACGATCTGGAGTTCGACAGCCCACGTCTGCGTCAGTGCCGCAAACGATTGCGCGCTCACCACCATGCTCTGCTCACAATGGTGCGGCAGCAGCGTCATTGGCAGCGTCGCTCCCTGGATCGTGAGGCCCGGACCCATTGGCAGACCCCATCGGATTCAACGCAGCAGCTGAGCGGGGACTGACCAGCGAGCAGCTGTCGCTGCTCCTCACCTGGATGCTTCCCCTTCAGCGCTCGCTGGGGTTGGAGGCCGACCGTGGTTTTCAGAATCTGCAGGGTCGCCAGCAGCGCTTTCACGCCTTTCTGCAGCAGCAACTCGCAGCGCCTCCGGCCGTTCCCTTCCCCCAGGGGGTCAGTGAACGCATGTCCAAGCTCAGCTCTGGATTTGCCGACTATCCGGAGCTCGCTGATCCGGCCCGCCGTCGCTTGGTCACCGATGCCCGTCAGTGGCTGCATGAGCTGCGCCATCGCCTGGAACCCTCGGCTCCGATGGCACCGCCACGCCTCAAGGTTCAGGCGTCGCCCCAGCAGCGTGCCAGCTCACCACTGCAGCTCGATAGTCCCATCACCCAGATCCGTGGTGTGGGTCCGAAATTCGCGGCACGGCTGGCTTCGATCGGCCTGCTTCTGGTCCGCGACCTGCTCCGCTATTACCCCCGTGATCATGTCGATTACTCCGCGATGCGCCGCATTGAGGCGCTGGTGTCGGGGGAAACAGCCACGATCGTCGCCACGATTCGCCGTTGCAACGGATTCGTCAGCCCACGGAACACCAACCTCGCCATCATTGAGCTCCAGCTGCAGGACTCGACCGGTCGCCTGAAGGTGAGCCGTTTCCTGGCGGGCAAACGCTTCAGTTCTCCGGCTTACCTCAAAGGCCAGCAGCGTCTCTACCCCGTTGGTGCCACCGTGGCCGTCAGTGGTCTGGTGAAAGACGGCCCCTACGGCATCACCTTTCAGGATCCGTTGATCGAGGTGCTGGACAGCCCCTCGTCTCCGGTCAAATCCCCCAGCATCGGCCGGCTTCTCCCGGTGTATCCCCTCACCGAAGGGGTTGGCGCGGATCGGTTCCGCAGCCTGATCGATCAGGTCCTGCCCCTCGCCGCATCGTGGCCTGATCCTCTCCCCGCCGTGACGCAGCGGCAATTCCAGCTGCCGGCACTGTCGGAGGCCCTGCAGGCCCTGCATGCGCCCAAGGACCGCGAAAGCCTCGATCGGGGACGGCGCCGGCTGGTGTTCGATGAGTTTCTGCTCCTGCAGCTCGGTCTGTTGCGCCGACGCCAGGCGCTGCGCTCTCGGACGGGTCCGGACCTGGATCTCCAATCCAGTGCCAATGGGCTTGTGGGGGAGTTCATGGATCTTCTGCCCTTCCGCTTCACCGCAGCCCAACAACGGGTGTTTCAGGAGATCGAAGCCGATCTGGCGCGCAGCGAACCCATGGCCCGTCTGGTGCAGGGGGACGTGGGCTCGGGCAAAACGGTGGTTGCCATTGCAGCGTTGCTCAGCACCATTGCCTCGGGCTGGCAGGGGGCCCTGATGGCCCCCACGGAGGTGTTGGCCGAGCAGCATTACCGCAACCTCTGTCAGTGGCTGCCGCAGCTCCATGTGAGCGTCGCCTTGCTGACGGGATCCACGCCGCGGCCCCGCCGCCGGGAGCTGCTGGATGACCTGGCCAACGGTTCGCTGAAGGTGCTGGTGGGCACTCATGCACTGCTCGAGGATCCTGTCGTTTTCAACCGCCTAGGGCTGGTGGTGGTGGATGAACAGCACCGTTTCGGTGTGCATCAACGGGATCGCCTGCTCAACAAGGGCTTGCAGCCCCATCTGCTCACCATGACGGCAACACCGATCCCTCGGACCCTGGCGCTCTCGATGCATGGGGATCTCGATGTCAGCCAGATCGATGAATTGCCGCCAGGGCGAACACCGATTCGCACCCGCATGCTCACGGCCGCAAAGCGCGAGAAGGCCTATGAGTTGATCCGTGAGGAGGTGCAGCTGGGCCAGCGGGCCTATGTCGTTCTGCCTCTGGTGGACGAGTCTGAAAAGCTCGAGCTTCGCTCAGCCGTTGAAGTTCACGCTGAATTGGCCTCGGAGGTGTTCCCAGATCTGGCCGTTGGTTTGCTGCATGGGCGTCTCTCCAGTGCTGAAAAGCAGGCGGTGCTGAGCGATTTCGCTGCTGGCACGACTCAGGTGCTGGTGTCGACCACGGTGGTGGAAGTGGGCGTGGACGTGCCCGAAGCCAGCGTGATGGTGATCGACCATGCCGAACGTTTCGGCCTGGCGCAGCTGCATCAGTTGCGGGGGCGCGTTGGCCGTGGCGCCGCTGCCTCCCATTGCCTGTTGATCAATGGCAGCTCCAATCCCCTGGCCCGCCAGCGTCTGGATGTGCTGGTGCGCTCCACCGATGGCTTCGAGATCGCCGAGATGGATCTGCGCTTGCGGGGGCCTGGCCAGGTGCTGGGAACCCGACAATCGGGCCTGCCTGATCTGGCCCTGGCCAGCCTTGCCGATGATGGTGCTGTGCTGGAGGACGCACGAACAGCTGCCCAGGAGCTGTTGAACAACGATCCTGAGCTCGCGCAGCACCCGTTGCTGCGCGAGACCCTGGAGGCCCAGCAGCGTCGCCTCAGCGGTGGCACCCCCTTGAACTGATCCATCCCGTTGCCGCGATTTGATGCGCCCCTGGAGTTCAATTCCGATCGAAGATTGCGGCGAGCCTTTGCAAGCGCTGCCTCCCGCTTTGTTGCGGATGGAACCTCACCCGTACATTGCGCTGGGGGCGCCCTATGGGACGTCGGGGAATCCCTTTCAATTGCGCCTGGGGGTCGTTCAGCGCCTGCTTGATGCTCAGCAGCAGCTGGTCGAGCACGATCCCCGCCTGCGCTTGAGCATTTTTGATGCCTGGCGGCCGATCGCCGTGCAAGCCTTCATGGTGGACCACAGCATTACGGAACTTTGCCGTGAACGCGGCGTGGAAGCGCGCTCGGGGCACGCTTTCGATCAGGTGGTGGCCGATGTGGGGCGCTTCTGGGCTGCTCCC containing:
- the tsf gene encoding translation elongation factor Ts, translated to MAAAVSAKLVKELRDKTGAGMMDCKKALAATEGDANKAVEWLRQKGIASAEKKSGRTAAEGAIGSYIHTGARVGVLVEVNCETDFVARGDMFQSLLRDVSMQVAACPNVEYVTTDEIPDEIREREKAIEMGRDDLEGKPEQMKEKIVEGRIGKRLKELALMEQPFIKDSSITVADLVKQTAGKIGENVKVRRFTRYTLGEGIEVEENDFAAEVASMQNAG
- a CDS encoding glycosyltransferase family 2 protein, producing MFVSVVIPTYNRRPILEKCLSALEDQQLAGALQDYEVVVVDDGSTDGTPSWLREQSQRFPHVRLIEQEHGGPAEGRNRGVDHARGDVIVFIDSDLVVTETFLATHARALQQSWQRRGDRLCFTYGAVINTANFEAPCSERHKLRDLSWAYFATGNVAIDREVLERSGLFDTGFRLYGWEDLELGERLRRMGVELVKCPDAVGYHWHPALSLDQIPRLVEVEGERARMGLVFYRKHPTRRVRLIIQFTWFHRILWEVLTLGGLINPSSLRPLLRWLIRHGYPGTAMELLRLPLNRIGVRALFREARAAGLR
- the recG gene encoding ATP-dependent DNA helicase RecG; translated protein: MADPIGFNAAAERGLTSEQLSLLLTWMLPLQRSLGLEADRGFQNLQGRQQRFHAFLQQQLAAPPAVPFPQGVSERMSKLSSGFADYPELADPARRRLVTDARQWLHELRHRLEPSAPMAPPRLKVQASPQQRASSPLQLDSPITQIRGVGPKFAARLASIGLLLVRDLLRYYPRDHVDYSAMRRIEALVSGETATIVATIRRCNGFVSPRNTNLAIIELQLQDSTGRLKVSRFLAGKRFSSPAYLKGQQRLYPVGATVAVSGLVKDGPYGITFQDPLIEVLDSPSSPVKSPSIGRLLPVYPLTEGVGADRFRSLIDQVLPLAASWPDPLPAVTQRQFQLPALSEALQALHAPKDRESLDRGRRRLVFDEFLLLQLGLLRRRQALRSRTGPDLDLQSSANGLVGEFMDLLPFRFTAAQQRVFQEIEADLARSEPMARLVQGDVGSGKTVVAIAALLSTIASGWQGALMAPTEVLAEQHYRNLCQWLPQLHVSVALLTGSTPRPRRRELLDDLANGSLKVLVGTHALLEDPVVFNRLGLVVVDEQHRFGVHQRDRLLNKGLQPHLLTMTATPIPRTLALSMHGDLDVSQIDELPPGRTPIRTRMLTAAKREKAYELIREEVQLGQRAYVVLPLVDESEKLELRSAVEVHAELASEVFPDLAVGLLHGRLSSAEKQAVLSDFAAGTTQVLVSTTVVEVGVDVPEASVMVIDHAERFGLAQLHQLRGRVGRGAAASHCLLINGSSNPLARQRLDVLVRSTDGFEIAEMDLRLRGPGQVLGTRQSGLPDLALASLADDGAVLEDARTAAQELLNNDPELAQHPLLRETLEAQQRRLSGGTPLN
- a CDS encoding M15 family metallopeptidase; amino-acid sequence: MRPWSSIPIEDCGEPLQALPPALLRMEPHPYIALGAPYGTSGNPFQLRLGVVQRLLDAQQQLVEHDPRLRLSIFDAWRPIAVQAFMVDHSITELCRERGVEARSGHAFDQVVADVGRFWAAPSRDPATPPPHSTGAAVDLTLSSSDGMPLAMGGVIDAIGAVSEPQHYAGREDSEARRWHQRRQLLAEVMGAAGFAQHPNEWWHYSFGDQLWAWRKGAAVAVYAEAVNSALTS
- the rpsB gene encoding 30S ribosomal protein S2 is translated as MAVVTLAEMMEAGAHFGHQTRRWNPKMSRYIYCARNGVHIIDLVQTAVCMNNAYKWTRSAARSGKRFLFVGTKKQASEVVALEAARCGASYVNQRWLGGMLTNWTTMKARIDRLKDLERMESSGAIAMRPKKEGAVLRRELERLQKYLGGLKNMRRLPDVVVLVDQRRESNAVLEARKLDIPLVSMLDTNCDPDLCEVPIPCNDDAVRSVQLILGRLADAINEGRHGSNDQRGGDSEG